One region of Triticum aestivum cultivar Chinese Spring chromosome 6B, IWGSC CS RefSeq v2.1, whole genome shotgun sequence genomic DNA includes:
- the LOC123133675 gene encoding uncharacterized protein — protein MADDDPRASSLWEASTSTSINRRKIDSSSLVCEVCHLGEENRMRMYDRPSLLVLVLWPMVQGKDDKDDTRRRRGHGEATSPGYSMAGVSAVLSICHTYVPVHAWCQAEEHTNLHLGPGH, from the exons ATGGCCGACGATGATCCCCGTGCTTCTTCCCTGTGGGAGGCTTCAACCAGCACGTCCATCAATCGGAGGAAGATTGATTCATCATCTCTAGTTTGCGAGG TATGTCATCTCGGAGAAGAAAATAGGATGAGGATGTATGATCGGCCAAGTCTACTAGTACTAG TGTTATGGCCTATGGTGCAGGGCAAAGACGACAAGGACGACACGCGGCGGCGACGTGGCCATGGTGAAGCTACTTCGCCCGGCTACTCCATGGCCGGCGTGTCTGCTGTCCTCTCAATCTGTCACACGTACGTCCCGGTGCATGCATGGTGTCAGGCCGAAGAGCACACAAATCTACATCTAGGCCCTGGCCACTAG